A single region of the Triticum dicoccoides isolate Atlit2015 ecotype Zavitan chromosome 2B, WEW_v2.0, whole genome shotgun sequence genome encodes:
- the LOC119367141 gene encoding transcription termination factor MTERF5, chloroplastic-like yields MIRLRSCVLTRLLSSPSAPPTPFRPHRLLSAAPLAVSPNPSFAVEDYLVAACGLTRPQAVKASAKLPRLKSPAKPDAVLAFLAGLGLSAADVAAVVARDPRSLCASVERTLAPVVVGLSDLGLSRSDIARLASLAVHRFRKEDTVSKLQYYLHLFGSSENLLRAMKFCDFLSHSLERVVKPNVVFLRECGLGACDIAKLCIQRPRMITANLQHLQAMVACAENIGVPRGSGMFRHALHAVAFMSEAEITARVEYLKSTFTWTDAEVGIAVSRAPLMLTRSKESLQRRSEFFISEVGLEPSYIAQQSVLLGYSLEARLRPRYYAVKFLKENGLLKRDPSYCTVFKETEKVFRENFICPHKEAAPHLEEDYDAACKGEVPTNFRFT; encoded by the coding sequence TGCGTCCTcacccgcctcctctcctcgccctccGCACCGCCCACTCCATTCCGCCCCCACCGCCTCCTCTCCGCGGCCCCGCTAGCCGTTTCCCCAAACCCTAGCTTCGCCGTCGAGGACTACCTCGTCGCCGCCTGCGGCCTCACCCGACCACAGGCCGTCAAGGCCTCCGCCAAGCTCCCCCGCCTCAAGTCCCCCGCCAAGCCCGACGCCGTgctcgccttcctcgccggcctcggcctCTCCGCCGCCGATGTCGCCGCGGTCGTCGCCAGGGACCCCAGGTCACTCTGCGCCAGCGTGGAGAGAACCCTGGCGCCCGTCGTCGTCGGGCTCTCTGACCTCGGGCTATCGCGCTCCGACATTGCGCGCCTTGCCTCGCTCGCCGTCCACAGATTCCGCAAAGAAGACACAGTCTCCAAGCTGCAGTACTACCTGCACCTTTTCGGCTCCTCGGAGAACCTCCTACGGGCCATGAAGTTCTGCGATTTCCTCTCGCACAGCCTCGAGAGGGTGGTCAAGCCCAATGTCGTCTTCCTGCGTGAGTGCGGGTTAGGTGCTTGCGATATTGCCAAGCTGTGCATCCAAAGACCGAGGATGATCACCGCCAACCTGCAGCATCTCCAGGCGATGGTGGCATGCGCCGAAAACATAGGTGTGCCCCGTGGTTCTGGGATGTTCAGGCACGCGCTGCATGCCGTTGCGTTCATGAGCGAGGCGGAGATTACAGCCAGAGTGGAGTACCTGAAGAGCACCTTCACGTGGACCGATGCTGAGGTGGGCATTGCTGTTTCTAGGGCTCCATTGATGCTGACAAGGTCAAAGGAATCGCTGCAGCGTAGGTCTGAGTTCTTCATCTCCGAGGTGGGCTTGGAACCGTCCTACATTGCTCAGCAGTCGGTATTACTCGGTTACAGCCTAGAGGCCCGGCTCAGGCCCCGGTACTACGCTGTAAAGTTTCTCAAGGAAAATGGATTGCTCAAGCGCGACCCGAGCTACTGTACTGTTTTCAAGGAGACTGAGAAGGTATTCAGGGAGAATTTTATATGCCCTCACAAGGAAGCTGCACCACACCTCGAAGAGGACTATGA